From Saccharothrix espanaensis DSM 44229, the proteins below share one genomic window:
- a CDS encoding ABC transporter substrate-binding protein, protein MRAPALILTVTAALFAVACAPAEDTPVVPTAVNGVACTKDKLATLTPGKITFGTDQPAYAPWFVDDDPTNGKGFESAVAYAVAEELGYAKADVVWTRVPFNAAIQPGKKTYDADINEFSITEERRQAVDFSAPYYDVDQVAITLKSSKAAEAKTLADLKQVKIGAQVGTTSFESAQRLSAEQDVAVYNTNDDAKAALRAGQIDVLVVDLPTAFHITSAEMTDGRIIGQIPGADRRPEQFGIVLDKGSALTGCVSNAVESLRSKGKLTAIEQEWLSAAGSAPELK, encoded by the coding sequence ATGCGTGCACCCGCACTGATACTCACCGTGACCGCCGCCCTGTTCGCGGTCGCCTGCGCCCCTGCCGAGGACACACCGGTGGTACCGACCGCCGTCAACGGCGTCGCCTGCACCAAGGACAAACTGGCGACCCTGACGCCGGGCAAGATCACCTTCGGCACCGACCAACCCGCCTACGCGCCGTGGTTCGTCGACGACGACCCGACCAACGGGAAGGGCTTCGAGTCCGCCGTGGCCTACGCCGTCGCCGAGGAGCTCGGCTACGCCAAGGCCGACGTCGTCTGGACGCGGGTGCCGTTCAACGCGGCCATCCAGCCCGGCAAGAAGACCTACGACGCCGACATCAACGAGTTCTCCATCACCGAGGAGCGCCGGCAGGCCGTCGACTTCTCCGCGCCGTACTACGACGTGGACCAGGTCGCGATCACGTTGAAGTCGTCGAAGGCCGCCGAGGCGAAGACCCTCGCCGACCTGAAGCAGGTCAAGATCGGCGCGCAGGTCGGCACGACCTCGTTCGAGTCCGCCCAGCGGCTGTCCGCCGAGCAGGACGTCGCGGTGTACAACACCAACGACGACGCCAAGGCCGCCCTGCGGGCCGGGCAGATCGACGTGCTGGTGGTGGACCTGCCCACGGCGTTCCACATCACGTCGGCGGAGATGACGGACGGCCGGATCATCGGCCAGATCCCCGGTGCCGACCGGCGGCCCGAGCAGTTCGGCATCGTGCTGGACAAGGGCAGCGCGCTGACCGGGTGCGTGTCCAACGCCGTGGAGTCCCTGCGCTCCAAGGGCAAGCTCACCGCGATCGAGCAGGAGTGGCTCTCGGCGGCGGGCAGTGCACCCGAGCTGAAGTGA